The nucleotide window TGCAGCCATTGATCTTGCGAAAGCGTCATCGAGAAACGGCAAGGCGTCATTTCGACCGAGGCTTCGACTGGCCCTTGAGCAACCGGCGATTGACCTGTCGCATTGCCGACCATCACGGTATCTGCGGCAACGGCGTGGCCCGTATGAGCAAGCGCGAACAAACCAGGCAGCAACCCGTGGAGGTATCGAGGTTTCACTTCATATCCTTCGAATTCATCAGTTCCAACTCACCATCCCGATACAACACCTCACACCCCAGCCACGCCGGATCAACCTGCGGCATCACCGCCGACGGTTTGCGCAGCTCCCGCAACAACGTCGAGCCATGCGACAAGCGCCCACCCATCCGCGCTATCACCGCCCGCGCCGCTTGGTAGTGCGCATGTCGCCCCGGATCGAGGGTGTCTTCGAGCAAAATGTCATCGCCAAGAATGCCCTGCACCTGCCCCGGATAAATCATGAACCCGGTCGCCTGTTCGGCGCCTTCGCGACCGTCCTGCCAGAAGCTGCCGTCGCGGGTACGGATGTCCGGGTGTGGCGCGAACCAGTGTTCGCGGTCGGCCAGCGGCATGGCGTGGTGCAGGCGGAAGAAGATTCGCATCAGGTTGTCGCGATACCACTCGCGCACTTGCAGGTAGTAACCGCGCAGGCCCGGCAGGCCGGTCGAATGGGCCACACGGATAAGCCCCGACCATTGCGGGAAGGCCTGTAACGGCAAGTCAGTCGGCGCCGGGCGTTGCGTGGCCGGATCGGTCTCCCACGGCAACCGATGAGGGCTGTTCTCGAGGTTGTCGTAAGCGGTCGGCGGACGCCCGAGCCAATCGCCGCCACTGCTGGCCAGCGCCGTGGCGATGCACAGGTTGCCTTGCACCACGAATACGTAAAACCGGGTGAACCAGTCCGCCAGTTGCTGGCCATCGGCACCTTGCGCGACGAGTTCGGCCAGCTCCTGATCGAAGCGCTGCAAGCCGTGTTCAAGGCTCAGCAAGTGCCCGCGTCCAATGCGCTGCATGCGCAAGAACAACGGCACCGAACGCAGCAGCCGCAACGGTTGCCATGGCAGATGCGGGGTCGCGCCACCGACTTCATCGGCGTAGTTGCTGGCGCTGATGCCCCAGTCGGCGAGTCGGGCGAGGAACAGATCGTTGTTGATGTAGGAGGCGCCACCAAACACCGCAGTAAACGGCTCGTTGTCCTGCAACACCCGCACATCCCAACGCGCCATGATCGCCGGAATACTCGCTGCCGCGCGGCGCTGGGCGTACTCCACCAGCACGCTCGGTTGCGGCGGCAGGATCTCGGCAATGTTGGCGGCGGTCAGGTGGCGGCGCCAGCCGTAATCGCTGATCGGCCGGTATTGCAGCAACCACAGTTGCGTACCGTCCCAGGCCCATTCGACGTCGCCGGGCACGTAGTGGAATACGCGTAGCACGTCTTGCAGAAAGCGCCACAGCAGCTCTTCGGTCAAACCGTGGGACGGCGTGAACGTGCCACTGCGCCAGGCATCGCCAACCCGCGACAGCGTTGCCCGCGAGGGGCTGACGTGACCATCGGCCAACGACTCCAGATGGCCTTCAACCCATTCGAGTTCTACCGACAGGTGTCGGACAAACGCGATGCCCGAGATCTGTGGTGTGATGAAGCGCTGCACCACCACTTCCTCGACACCCTCAGCCGTCAATTCAGCGATGCGTGTCGGCACGTTGGCGCTCGGTTCACGCAGGAAGGTCGTGCTCAGACCGGCATTCGCCGAATCGGCCTGATCTTCGCCATAACTGGAGGAGCGCACCGCCCAGGTCGCGTCGGGTTGGGCGGCGAGAAAGGCTGGCAGATGCGGGTCATTGCAATCGTTGAGGGTCAGCGCCACCGGCACCGGTTGCCGGGCCAACTCAGCCAAGCGCAAACGCCCGCCCTTGGTGTGCGCCACAAAACCACGCTCGCCGGATTCCAGCCACTGTGCGAACTGCGCCGGCGCGTCGATCCACGGGTAATGGCCCCAACCGGGTTTCAGGCTGATGGTCAGGTCGGCGCGGGCCAGAATCGCCGACCATGCGGCGGCTTGTTCAATGCCGAGCACGTTGTCCTGATCGCCCCAAATCAGCTCGACCGGATCGGTGATCCACTCCAACAGCGGCAACGCAGTATCAGCACGAATCAGATCCCAGTGCGGCACAAACGCGCGGCAGCGGGCATAGCCGTCGCCCATGCGTTGGTACTGCACGGGCGTCCAGATCTGGTTGGAGAACTTGCGCGCGAACAGTGTCGGTTTGTTCGCCAGCAACCAGTGAATGGTCTTGCGGATCGGCAGCGGCGACATCAGCGCCGGCAGCCGACGTTGCCAGAGAAATGCCCCCACCGGCGCCAACAAAACACTACGCGAAAAATGCCCAGGACGA belongs to Pseudomonas sp. B21-015 and includes:
- a CDS encoding alpha/beta fold hydrolase, yielding MSKPLMYLLAGNGSAADWWDDALPHFQRYTVVPLELPGFGSNPQPPCEDLAAYAQTLLAMTQKGSAIMAVGVNALLVLHALQRRPGHFSRSVLLAPVGAFLWQRRLPALMSPLPIRKTIHWLLANKPTLFARKFSNQIWTPVQYQRMGDGYARCRAFVPHWDLIRADTALPLLEWITDPVELIWGDQDNVLGIEQAAAWSAILARADLTISLKPGWGHYPWIDAPAQFAQWLESGERGFVAHTKGGRLRLAELARQPVPVALTLNDCNDPHLPAFLAAQPDATWAVRSSSYGEDQADSANAGLSTTFLREPSANVPTRIAELTAEGVEEVVVQRFITPQISGIAFVRHLSVELEWVEGHLESLADGHVSPSRATLSRVGDAWRSGTFTPSHGLTEELLWRFLQDVLRVFHYVPGDVEWAWDGTQLWLLQYRPISDYGWRRHLTAANIAEILPPQPSVLVEYAQRRAAASIPAIMARWDVRVLQDNEPFTAVFGGASYINNDLFLARLADWGISASNYADEVGGATPHLPWQPLRLLRSVPLFLRMQRIGRGHLLSLEHGLQRFDQELAELVAQGADGQQLADWFTRFYVFVVQGNLCIATALASSGGDWLGRPPTAYDNLENSPHRLPWETDPATQRPAPTDLPLQAFPQWSGLIRVAHSTGLPGLRGYYLQVREWYRDNLMRIFFRLHHAMPLADREHWFAPHPDIRTRDGSFWQDGREGAEQATGFMIYPGQVQGILGDDILLEDTLDPGRHAHYQAARAVIARMGGRLSHGSTLLRELRKPSAVMPQVDPAWLGCEVLYRDGELELMNSKDMK